A region of Paenibacillus sp. JNUCC-31 DNA encodes the following proteins:
- a CDS encoding SDR family NAD(P)-dependent oxidoreductase has translation MNINLQNKIALVTGSSGGIGAAIAGALACCGAKVAVNGLHNMERAEEVVAAIRDAGGEAAAFQADVTDTDAIASMVGDITLRFGGPIDLLINNAGHLVERSPIETMSEELYSRIMDVNLKSAVFVSKAVIPGMKAAGGGRIINLTSVAAHNGGGPGAAIYAASKAAVIALTKGLAKELAPGGITVNALSPGFIGQTAFHATFTSEEGRSSAVSSIPLGREGNPDDVAGAALYLCSELGSFITGETLEINGGMYMR, from the coding sequence ATGAATATCAATTTACAGAACAAAATTGCACTTGTAACAGGTTCTAGCGGAGGGATCGGCGCTGCCATTGCCGGGGCATTGGCTTGCTGCGGGGCAAAGGTGGCTGTGAATGGTCTGCACAATATGGAGCGGGCTGAAGAGGTTGTAGCTGCGATCCGGGATGCTGGTGGTGAAGCAGCGGCATTTCAGGCCGATGTGACAGATACGGATGCCATTGCATCAATGGTTGGAGATATTACGCTTCGCTTCGGCGGACCGATTGACCTGTTGATCAATAATGCGGGACATTTGGTGGAGCGGAGCCCTATTGAAACGATGAGTGAGGAGCTTTACAGCCGAATTATGGATGTAAATCTGAAGAGTGCCGTATTTGTCTCCAAAGCGGTCATTCCTGGCATGAAGGCGGCTGGAGGCGGCCGAATAATCAATTTGACTTCGGTAGCGGCTCATAATGGTGGCGGTCCGGGAGCAGCTATTTACGCAGCCTCCAAGGCAGCAGTCATTGCGTTAACCAAAGGGCTTGCCAAAGAGCTGGCTCCTGGAGGGATTACGGTTAATGCCCTCTCACCAGGCTTCATCGGGCAGACAGCGTTCCATGCTACGTTCACCTCGGAGGAAGGGCGATCTTCTGCGGTAAGCAGCATTCCGCTTGGACGGGAAGGCAATCCCGATGATGTCGCAGGTGCGGCGCTGTACCTGTGTTCGGAGCTGGGTTCTTTTATAACCGGAGAAACGCTTGAAATCAATGGCGGAATGTATATGCGTTGA
- the cas1c gene encoding type I-C CRISPR-associated endonuclease Cas1c: MKKLLNTLFVTLPDTYLALDGENIVVKQEEEILARYPLHNLEAVCTFGYAGVSPALMGACAARNVNLTFMTRTGRFLARVIGEDRGNVVLRKEQYRISDDEVRSARVARNMITGKLYNNKWILERATRDYALRIDTERIKKVTESLGETMKLLRDVEQLDVLRGLEGSAAVQYNSVFDDLILQQKESFYFYGRSRRPPLDKVNALLSFAYTLLANDMKSALESVGLDAYVGFLHRDRPGRASLALDMMEELRGVYADRFVLSLINKKVINDKGFYVKENLAVIMDDETRKKVLKAWQDRKQDKIMHPYLNEKIPWGLVPYTQALLLARYIRGDLDEYPPFLWK; this comes from the coding sequence ATGAAAAAGCTGCTGAACACCTTATTTGTGACATTACCCGATACATACCTTGCACTGGATGGGGAAAACATTGTGGTGAAGCAGGAGGAAGAAATTCTTGCTCGCTATCCACTGCATAATTTGGAGGCCGTATGCACCTTTGGCTATGCTGGAGTAAGTCCAGCACTGATGGGGGCTTGTGCGGCACGCAATGTGAATCTGACTTTTATGACACGAACAGGGCGATTCCTCGCACGGGTCATTGGTGAGGATCGAGGAAATGTTGTATTGCGGAAGGAGCAGTACCGTATCTCGGACGATGAGGTGCGCAGTGCGCGGGTTGCTCGTAATATGATTACAGGGAAGTTATACAACAACAAGTGGATTCTGGAACGTGCCACACGAGATTATGCACTACGTATCGACACAGAACGAATCAAGAAGGTCACGGAGTCGCTAGGAGAAACGATGAAGCTGTTACGCGATGTAGAGCAATTGGACGTATTGCGTGGCTTGGAAGGCTCTGCCGCTGTTCAATATAATTCCGTTTTCGATGATCTGATCCTACAGCAAAAGGAGTCATTTTACTTTTACGGACGCAGTCGCCGTCCTCCCTTAGATAAAGTGAATGCGTTATTATCCTTTGCCTATACCTTGCTCGCTAATGATATGAAGTCTGCACTTGAATCTGTCGGACTTGATGCATACGTCGGCTTTTTGCACCGGGATCGTCCTGGCAGAGCTTCTCTTGCACTGGATATGATGGAGGAACTTCGGGGAGTGTACGCAGACCGTTTTGTGCTCTCTCTTATTAACAAAAAAGTGATTAACGATAAAGGCTTTTATGTAAAAGAAAATCTTGCAGTCATTATGGATGATGAAACACGAAAGAAAGTGTTGAAAGCATGGCAAGATCGTAAACAGGACAAGATTATGCATCCGTATTTGAATGAAAAAATACCTTGGGGTCTTGTACCGTACACTCAAGCGTTACTACTGGCAAGATATATACGTGGGGATCTGGATGAATATCCTCCGTTTCTGTGGAAGTAG
- a CDS encoding alpha/beta hydrolase encodes MSQTSLEPNHNVRVKKRNNILWSLGIVLLLVVALVFFISYKVVDTLLHHPRDTNVSYELNIDKTPYEEVEFKSLKNDNTIRGTFFPANAGVKSSDKTIIVVHGYTSNRLVKGRTPKLVEHFVPKGYNVLAFDLSSQGKSDGDLITLGLNEKYDLLGAVDYLKSRNHAGDNIGVIGFSMGAATSLLATSESDDIQAVIADSPFRNAGLFLREGLPFFSGLPAFPFSYTSTWMANWVFDVDLDSVSPMDAVKKMKDKPVMLIHGTGDQQISYKNTERIYESLKDNPSAEVWYPKNTEHIDAINHYPTEYFQRVDRFLDEYVGK; translated from the coding sequence ATGAGTCAAACATCATTAGAGCCCAATCATAACGTTCGTGTGAAAAAACGGAACAACATTTTATGGAGCCTGGGAATCGTGCTTTTGCTTGTGGTGGCTCTTGTGTTTTTTATATCGTATAAAGTAGTAGACACCTTGTTGCATCATCCTAGAGACACGAATGTCAGCTACGAATTGAATATCGATAAAACGCCCTACGAAGAGGTCGAGTTCAAGAGTTTGAAAAATGATAATACGATCAGAGGTACCTTCTTTCCTGCAAATGCTGGTGTTAAATCAAGCGATAAGACAATTATTGTCGTCCATGGATATACGAGCAATCGTTTAGTCAAAGGGCGGACCCCAAAGTTAGTAGAGCATTTCGTTCCCAAAGGCTACAATGTATTGGCATTTGACCTCAGCTCGCAAGGTAAATCCGATGGTGATCTGATTACACTGGGCCTCAATGAAAAATACGATTTGCTTGGAGCCGTAGACTATTTGAAATCCAGGAACCATGCTGGGGATAACATTGGAGTGATCGGCTTTTCAATGGGTGCAGCTACTTCTTTGTTAGCCACAAGTGAAAGTGATGATATCCAAGCTGTAATCGCGGATAGTCCGTTTCGCAATGCTGGGCTATTTCTGAGAGAGGGTCTGCCTTTCTTTTCAGGTTTACCTGCGTTCCCATTCAGTTATACATCGACCTGGATGGCCAATTGGGTCTTTGATGTTGATCTTGATTCCGTATCTCCCATGGATGCGGTGAAAAAAATGAAAGACAAGCCCGTAATGCTCATTCATGGTACTGGAGATCAGCAAATTAGTTATAAAAATACAGAAAGGATTTATGAGTCCTTAAAAGATAACCCAAGCGCAGAAGTGTGGTATCCGAAAAACACGGAGCACATCGATGCGATCAACCACTACCCCACTGAATATTTCCAAAGAGTAGATCGTTTTTTGGATGAGTATGTAGGAAAATAA
- the cas2 gene encoding CRISPR-associated endonuclease Cas2, with product MLILITYDVSTIGSEGRRRLSKVAKKCVDHGQRVQNSVFECILDAAQFRRLKFELEELIDKETDSLRFYNLGDNYKSKVQHVGAKDSYDMGDPLIL from the coding sequence TTGCTTATTTTGATTACGTATGATGTGAGCACAATAGGTAGTGAAGGTCGAAGAAGGCTATCTAAAGTGGCTAAAAAGTGTGTGGATCACGGTCAGCGAGTGCAGAACTCGGTGTTTGAATGTATACTGGATGCTGCCCAGTTTAGACGTTTAAAATTTGAACTGGAAGAGTTAATTGATAAGGAGACCGATAGTCTTCGATTCTATAACTTAGGCGATAATTACAAAAGTAAAGTTCAACATGTGGGAGCCAAGGATTCCTATGATATGGGTGATCCGTTAATACTTTAA
- a CDS encoding tautomerase family protein, whose product MPEISIRLYEGRTDEQKQEIVEVFTRELSRIIDREPEYISVEFNEIPWDENVPDNLKSMQSQKQGGEKT is encoded by the coding sequence ATGCCGGAAATATCAATCAGGCTGTATGAAGGCAGGACGGATGAGCAGAAGCAGGAGATCGTGGAGGTGTTCACGCGCGAGCTATCGCGTATTATCGATCGTGAGCCGGAGTACATTTCCGTTGAATTCAATGAAATCCCATGGGACGAGAATGTTCCTGATAATTTGAAAAGCATGCAATCACAGAAGCAGGGAGGGGAAAAGACGTGA
- a CDS encoding cache domain-containing sensor histidine kinase produces MMKRSLSIRLFFHFAIVITLSLSAIGLFTYTYASTEMNDQLADNIAQTMRNTAYQTDLYLQNYDRATYSILSNGSVKHFLDMNSEDSYAYYEYSRQIKTNVFPPVFMLYPQIKFLYVIGENGRVVIDDNQNSAGIPDINAAEQYKELLAATPANGESILLTRSIRSGQSANVITIARRIRGVSSYMPNGVLAMEVNVLELDKIWGELDLGQGGYQYVMDQNGTVIYTPGDEEAQTAMPASTVNRLMHMEEGSLEQNADGIKRLFISELSEYSGWRFVASVPLSELQRPIATIRSATLWVGAGTLLAALVVAYRIGASQVEPIRVLMNGMRQTEKGIWNKVEMKERRDEIGVLIRSYNLMVSRLSDMIESVYESELRRQKSEIELQQEALERHRAEFQALQLQINPHFLYNTLETIKCYAVVQDSEEIAQMVESMAHMLRYSIQTNLEEITVANELKHVLAYLSIMKHRMDRELEVEVIIAPDLLLEKMVRLTLQPLVENVLQHAFPRGMEPGHYIRIDARRLEDRFLVIVQDNGMGMSEERLKKLRDRLELNRLAGEDSDDVYHRGGIGLMNVHRRIQLVFGETYGLMMESEQGLGTTITMALPADQHSKRI; encoded by the coding sequence ATGATGAAGCGCAGCCTGTCGATCCGCCTGTTCTTTCATTTTGCCATCGTGATTACGTTGTCCCTGTCCGCCATCGGCTTGTTTACCTACACCTATGCTTCGACTGAAATGAACGACCAGCTCGCGGACAACATCGCCCAAACGATGCGTAATACGGCGTACCAGACCGATCTGTATTTGCAAAATTATGATCGTGCAACCTACTCCATCCTCTCGAATGGAAGTGTGAAGCACTTCCTCGATATGAATTCGGAGGACAGTTATGCCTATTACGAGTATAGCCGTCAGATTAAAACGAACGTGTTTCCGCCTGTTTTTATGTTATACCCACAGATCAAGTTTCTGTATGTTATCGGGGAAAACGGGCGTGTTGTCATTGACGACAATCAGAACTCAGCTGGCATACCGGATATCAACGCGGCAGAGCAGTATAAGGAGTTGCTGGCTGCAACCCCTGCAAATGGGGAATCGATTTTGCTTACCCGGAGTATTCGCAGCGGACAGAGTGCAAACGTGATTACGATTGCGCGTCGGATCAGAGGGGTGTCCTCCTATATGCCAAACGGCGTGTTGGCGATGGAAGTGAATGTGCTGGAGCTTGACAAAATATGGGGAGAACTCGACCTCGGTCAAGGTGGGTATCAGTATGTGATGGATCAGAATGGAACGGTCATCTACACACCCGGGGACGAAGAGGCGCAGACGGCGATGCCGGCCAGCACTGTAAACAGGCTTATGCACATGGAGGAAGGGTCGCTGGAACAGAATGCGGATGGCATCAAACGACTGTTCATATCGGAGCTTTCTGAGTATTCGGGCTGGCGTTTTGTCGCTTCCGTGCCGCTGTCGGAGCTCCAAAGACCGATTGCAACGATCCGTTCGGCCACCTTGTGGGTTGGCGCAGGAACGCTGCTGGCTGCACTGGTCGTGGCCTATCGGATCGGCGCTTCTCAGGTAGAACCCATTCGTGTGCTGATGAATGGAATGAGACAGACCGAGAAGGGAATCTGGAACAAGGTGGAGATGAAGGAAAGGCGCGATGAAATCGGCGTGTTGATCCGCAGTTATAATCTGATGGTCAGCCGCTTGTCGGACATGATTGAGAGTGTGTATGAATCGGAACTGCGCCGTCAGAAATCGGAGATCGAGCTTCAGCAGGAGGCGCTGGAACGGCATCGTGCTGAATTTCAGGCGCTTCAGTTGCAGATCAATCCGCACTTTCTCTACAACACCCTGGAGACGATCAAATGTTATGCCGTTGTACAGGACTCCGAAGAAATTGCACAGATGGTGGAATCGATGGCCCATATGCTCCGTTATTCCATTCAGACGAATCTGGAGGAAATCACGGTTGCGAATGAACTGAAACATGTGCTGGCCTACCTGTCCATCATGAAACATCGCATGGATCGGGAGCTTGAAGTGGAGGTCATCATTGCACCGGATCTGTTACTGGAAAAAATGGTTCGACTCACCCTTCAGCCGCTGGTGGAAAATGTGTTACAACACGCGTTTCCGCGGGGCATGGAGCCCGGTCATTATATCCGCATCGATGCTCGGCGCCTGGAAGATCGCTTCCTTGTCATCGTCCAGGATAACGGCATGGGCATGAGCGAGGAACGCCTGAAGAAGCTGCGTGACCGTCTGGAATTGAATCGTCTGGCAGGTGAAGATTCCGATGATGTCTATCATCGCGGGGGCATCGGGCTCATGAATGTTCATCGCCGGATACAGCTGGTATTTGGAGAAACGTACGGCTTGATGATGGAGAGTGAGCAGGGCTTGGGAACGACCATTACGATGGCGCTTCCGGCGGATCAGCATAGCAAGCGGATTTAA
- a CDS encoding TetR/AcrR family transcriptional regulator has protein sequence MARPINEEKRLERRKRILKEAVVLFAESGYSNTTTAIIAKSAGVTSGTIFQYFPSKEALFYAAVLEPLADIQMRSLACLQQEGTPGALIKNMVAEQFNHIYSYTNELRLAQSVLGQRIRFPELTQKVLESIKVMTDEIESVYAKGQLMGEFNKSFSPAMISRAYISFLNGVALTLGESILQHPEWEDLKGHAFYLFGPISPIEKLEEFE, from the coding sequence TTGGCAAGACCCATCAATGAAGAAAAAAGGCTGGAGCGTCGTAAACGGATTCTAAAAGAAGCTGTTGTTCTGTTCGCAGAAAGTGGATATTCCAATACCACAACGGCGATCATTGCGAAAAGTGCGGGAGTGACTTCTGGAACCATTTTTCAATATTTCCCTAGCAAAGAAGCTTTATTCTATGCCGCTGTTCTTGAGCCGCTTGCTGATATACAGATGAGATCACTTGCTTGTCTACAACAAGAGGGAACGCCAGGCGCATTGATTAAGAACATGGTGGCAGAACAATTCAACCATATCTACTCCTATACCAATGAATTACGGCTTGCCCAATCTGTCTTAGGGCAACGAATCAGGTTCCCTGAACTTACACAGAAGGTCCTTGAGAGTATAAAGGTAATGACCGATGAGATCGAAAGTGTCTATGCCAAGGGACAATTAATGGGAGAGTTCAACAAAAGCTTTTCTCCCGCAATGATCTCCCGTGCCTATATCTCTTTCTTAAATGGAGTGGCTTTAACTCTTGGAGAAAGTATTCTTCAACATCCCGAGTGGGAAGATCTGAAGGGGCATGCCTTTTATTTGTTCGGACCCATATCACCTATAGAAAAACTGGAGGAGTTTGAATGA
- a CDS encoding response regulator transcription factor: protein MFRILIADDEPMIRMGLAKMIKQAGLFDCEIRQAAHGEEALQVVEDFRPHILFTDIRMPTMDGIELCRRLSEQGSTIRIIVVSGYSDFEYARACMDYGVKRYLLKPVGRQELHELLLKLMASEEEKPTVSLVPVRELNDWAMRLEEAIWELRQTDVTELLAAWSGRYPAYSLMPEQTAELFQELLELIVARMNARGNGTMSTSCEINVSASSKECYDALGNEIHRLMKTIKEKRSGKRKHPVEEAKAYLEQHLRREVSLEEIAAKLGLNPSYFSQLFKQTTGQTFIQYRIRSKMELAKRMLEQPGNRITDISYEVGYADHPHFTKTFKKITGLTPSEYRSKLGIE, encoded by the coding sequence ATGTTCAGAATCTTGATTGCGGACGATGAACCAATGATTCGCATGGGTCTGGCCAAAATGATCAAGCAAGCGGGGCTGTTTGACTGCGAGATTCGGCAGGCAGCACATGGGGAAGAAGCTCTCCAGGTGGTGGAGGACTTTCGGCCTCACATCCTGTTTACGGATATCCGCATGCCAACGATGGATGGTATTGAGCTGTGTCGACGTTTATCCGAGCAAGGCAGTACGATACGAATTATTGTGGTCTCCGGTTATTCGGACTTTGAATATGCAAGAGCCTGTATGGATTATGGGGTAAAGCGATATCTGCTAAAACCTGTGGGGCGACAGGAGCTTCATGAGCTGCTGCTCAAATTGATGGCGTCTGAAGAGGAAAAACCTACGGTTTCCCTTGTACCTGTGAGGGAGCTGAATGACTGGGCCATGCGTCTGGAAGAGGCCATATGGGAGCTACGGCAGACCGATGTGACGGAACTGCTCGCAGCATGGTCAGGTCGGTATCCGGCATATTCCCTGATGCCTGAGCAGACAGCGGAGCTTTTTCAGGAATTGCTCGAATTGATTGTGGCCCGAATGAATGCACGAGGCAACGGAACGATGAGTACGTCTTGCGAGATAAATGTAAGCGCTTCCTCAAAAGAGTGCTACGACGCTCTGGGCAACGAGATTCACAGGTTGATGAAGACGATCAAGGAAAAGCGCAGCGGCAAGCGCAAGCATCCGGTGGAAGAAGCAAAAGCCTATCTGGAGCAGCATTTGCGCCGCGAGGTGTCACTGGAAGAGATTGCCGCCAAGCTGGGACTTAACCCGTCCTACTTCAGCCAACTATTTAAGCAAACGACAGGCCAGACCTTTATCCAATACCGGATACGCAGCAAAATGGAACTGGCCAAACGCATGCTGGAACAGCCGGGCAACCGGATTACGGATATTTCCTACGAAGTGGGATATGCGGATCATCCCCATTTTACGAAGACGTTCAAGAAGATTACCGGACTGACACCGTCCGAGTACCGCAGCAAGTTGGGCATTGAATGA
- a CDS encoding ABC transporter permease, protein MGTRLGDAGRYLWRYRILYLLSVPGILYFFLFKYVPLFGSVIAFQNYNIFKGITGSDWVGLEHFQKMFSHYDFLRILNNTLLLGLYDLVIAFPVPILLAILLNEVRMIVFKRLLQTIVYMPHFLSWVVISGIFMGIFSMDAGVVNKALGFLGMQPIYFLGEDSYIRSILIGSGIWRDSGYGTIIFLAAIAGINPDLYEAAEVDGAGRLKQIWSITLPSLLPTIMILLLLHIGKFLDLGFERVFVFLNPLNLESGEILDTYIYKAGLLSQQYSYTTAIGLFKSVVGLMLILLGNFFSKKTTGESLY, encoded by the coding sequence CTGGGCACTCGGCTCGGGGATGCGGGACGTTATCTGTGGCGATACCGGATATTGTATCTGCTTTCGGTGCCGGGCATCCTGTATTTTTTTCTTTTCAAATATGTGCCTCTGTTCGGCTCGGTCATTGCTTTTCAGAACTACAACATTTTCAAAGGCATCACCGGAAGTGATTGGGTCGGTCTGGAGCATTTTCAGAAGATGTTTAGTCATTATGACTTTTTGCGAATTCTCAATAATACACTTCTGCTCGGGTTGTATGATCTGGTAATTGCATTCCCGGTACCGATCTTACTGGCCATTCTGCTGAATGAAGTACGAATGATTGTGTTCAAGCGGTTGCTGCAAACGATTGTATACATGCCTCACTTTCTGTCCTGGGTCGTCATTAGCGGTATTTTCATGGGGATTTTCTCGATGGATGCCGGGGTGGTGAACAAGGCACTTGGATTTCTGGGCATGCAGCCAATCTACTTTCTTGGAGAAGACTCATACATTCGTTCCATTCTGATCGGTTCCGGGATCTGGCGCGACTCCGGGTACGGCACGATTATTTTCCTGGCTGCCATTGCGGGAATCAATCCCGACCTGTATGAAGCGGCAGAGGTGGATGGAGCCGGACGTTTGAAGCAAATATGGTCGATTACCCTGCCATCCTTGCTGCCGACAATTATGATTTTGCTGCTGCTGCACATCGGAAAGTTCCTGGATCTGGGCTTTGAGCGTGTGTTTGTATTCCTGAATCCGCTCAATCTGGAATCTGGTGAAATTCTGGATACGTATATCTACAAAGCCGGGCTTCTCTCACAGCAATATAGCTATACAACAGCCATCGGGTTGTTCAAATCGGTCGTGGGCTTGATGCTTATTCTACTCGGTAATTTCTTCAGCAAAAAAACAACCGGCGAAAGCCTGTATTAG
- a CDS encoding carbohydrate ABC transporter permease — protein sequence MRTPSVRYRIFRIGNLVFLTLLSLTMILPFINVLAQSLSSSEAIMGGKVSFWPVAFTWINYEYVFGDASFWRAFAVSVGVTLFGTLVNLAATASLAYPVSRPEYKGRSLVVMFVLVTVVFSAPLIPNFILMKELHLVNNPLVLIVPGAINAFNFFVMRSFFSQLPGELIDAARIDGCGEFGIIWRIVIPLSKPAMASLGIFYAVGHWNAYSTALYYLNDPAWWPIQVTLKKLFESDDISVDPGSAVYSTLAHTSPEGIKMATIIIATLPIIIIYPFLQKHFVKGIMVGSVKS from the coding sequence ATGCGTACCCCCAGTGTCCGTTACCGTATATTTCGCATTGGAAATCTCGTTTTTCTAACGCTGCTCTCGTTGACGATGATTCTGCCTTTCATTAATGTGCTGGCCCAATCACTCAGCAGCTCGGAAGCGATCATGGGCGGAAAGGTCAGCTTCTGGCCTGTTGCTTTTACCTGGATCAATTATGAATATGTATTCGGAGATGCTTCGTTCTGGCGGGCATTTGCGGTATCGGTTGGGGTCACACTGTTCGGGACGCTGGTCAATCTCGCTGCAACGGCATCGCTGGCATATCCCGTGTCCCGTCCAGAGTACAAGGGGCGTTCTCTGGTCGTCATGTTTGTCCTGGTGACCGTTGTATTCTCGGCGCCGCTCATACCGAACTTTATCCTGATGAAAGAACTGCATCTGGTCAACAATCCACTGGTTCTGATTGTGCCGGGAGCGATTAATGCCTTTAATTTCTTCGTTATGCGCTCGTTCTTCTCACAACTGCCGGGTGAACTGATCGACGCTGCCCGCATCGATGGCTGTGGTGAATTCGGTATCATCTGGCGTATCGTCATCCCATTGTCCAAACCGGCCATGGCATCACTCGGCATTTTCTATGCAGTAGGCCACTGGAATGCCTATTCCACCGCCCTGTATTATCTGAATGATCCAGCCTGGTGGCCGATCCAGGTAACACTCAAGAAGCTGTTTGAAAGTGACGACATCTCGGTCGATCCGGGGTCTGCCGTCTATAGCACTCTTGCACATACATCGCCGGAAGGCATCAAAATGGCAACCATTATCATCGCCACCTTACCGATTATTATCATTTACCCTTTCCTGCAAAAGCATTTTGTAAAAGGAATCATGGTCGGCTCCGTCAAATCTTAA